The sequence TTTTTTAGTTCTTCTGTAAATCCATAGTGTTCTAATAATTTTCCATTAAGTAATCTGAAATCATTATGGTATAACTTATATAAGCCTTCATCAGCATCCATTCTGTTTCTTAACCAAGAAAGGTTAAAACCCCTTAGAAATATATCATCAGCAATTAAATGTGTATAGTATCCTAATATATATGGATTAGTATTTTCCACTATGGAACTATATTTAGTTAAAAACCCACTATAATCAACTCTTCTTGAATAATCTTGGACTTCACCTACAAAGAAATGTGATAAATTCTTTTCATCAAATGAAAAACAGCATCTGGAGCAATACTACCAAGCAAAAATGATGTTTTATCCTCAATAGATAAAGAATCTGCAATTTTATTACCAATAATTAGGTGCATTATTCTTGAACCCAAAATACTCATCTCCCTTTTTTTATGGATATTATAACATTATTTTCTAGCTAATTGTTGAACTATTCTGCCATTAACTTGATTAAATATAGGAACTGTTAATTTAATTATGGCATAGGAGGTTACTTGTTTTGCATCATCTCCTTTACCATTGAGAAAAAGCTCATGCAGAACAAACAACAGAAGGAAATTCAGGAATACAATCTGCTAAATTCTCAAGAAACACACCATACAGACTGCCCTTCCTATGCAGACAAAAAAGCAGGGATATATGAGGATAAGGCAGTCCATATTGTAGGTGTAGCAAGGGATGAGGTAGTCTCCTGCGCTGTAAAATGAGCAGGACATTCCTTACCTATCACCTGCTGTAAAAGGACACAGGGGGGCTATTCTGAGGGCTACTGAAATGCTGAGGTGTTGGAGCTGTTAGAAGGGCTGAGAAAGACTGTCAGAGCCTCTGAGATAGTAGCAGACATGAGCTATTTGACAAGGTAGTAAAAGTATGCTCAGGGATTGTCTGACTGTACTGTAGTTAGTTTTGATGAGTCAATACTCATAAAGTCCAACTTGCATCTATATACAGCATATTGTATGACTTGGCAAAGCCTTGATACTACTGCATTTGCAGCTCTATTGACAATGTGGGGGTATTATGCTTGTACCTTTAGCTGTCTCTACCTGCATCATACAGATAATTACATTCATTGAGCTTTAAGACAGTATGAGCAGGATGAGGAATAAGACTGAGAATGATGAGTATTTATTGTCTGTTATCAGGTAGGGGGTAGCACAGGGGGTCAGGCATGGCATAGCTAGGCAGGTAGGGCTGTAAAATTACATATTCCATTTTCAGCAATCTGAGGACATTGGCTGTTAAGGTGTCACAGTTTTAAAAAGCTCTCTAATTATAGTAGTGGAACACATCATACTACTAAGGAGAGGATACACCATGAAACAGCACCATATTACAGCTAATAGAAAGCCTGACAAGGTTATAAATACAGGTAAAGCTATTGTAAGGACTTATGGAGAACTGAATACAGAGGCTTTTGCTAGATGCCTATTAGGGATGAAACAAAAGGTAAATAAAACAGAGAAAAAGACAGCTTAGGACTTTGCCTAGACTGTCTCTTTTTTTACTCATATCCATTTAGAACTACATCCAACTCAGGAGGCTCATCTTTATCAAATCTGCTATACCATATCTCCTTAAAAGTCATCTGTAGAGTCTGTCTCTTTTGCTCATCAGACAGGTCATCCCATTTCTCTAAGGAGTTTACAATGTTAGACTGATGCTTTATCTCCTGCTCAATATCTACAGCAGAGTATTGCTCCTCAGCTTGTCTAAGCTGTTCCATCAGCTCAGCCTTTTCATCCTTAATCTTTGCAACCTGTTTAAAGATAACATCTTGAGATACAGGAGCATCATCATCCCCTATCATATCTAACCATGGCTCCTCTTTACTCTCTAGCTTAGTGATGGCTCTTTTAAGAGCATCTACATCAGACTTTTTACTATTCTTTATCTCTTTTGCATCAGTTTCTAGTAGCTCCTTTATTGTCTGCTCTACCTGATGCTTATAGCTCTTAACTAGCTCTCTAATAGCATCCTCAATTACTACAGCCTGACATCCATTATTCCCACACTTTTCTTTTTGTTTAACATAAGGTCTACAGGCTCTGATGTAATATACATAATCTCCTGACCTTTCTAGAGTACCATCAGGGAGCTTACTCCTCTTAGGTTTGCTACCTGCTATAGTCATTACTCTTTTACAGTTTGGGCATCTGAGCAATCCCTGCAAGTAATGCTTAGGAGCTTTAGAAAGGCTCTTATAGTTTTTAGCTCTATCATCAAGTATCTGCTTTATCTTTGCATACTCAGCATCTGTAATTAAAGCCTCATGGCTATTCTTAACCTCAATCTGCTCATCTTTCCATTGTTGGATAACATGACCTCTAATAATAGGACTATGAGCTATACTTTTTATATTGTGTATATCCCACAGATTACCTTTTCTAGTCCTATATCCTAAAGTATTGAGCTTGTCACAAATGCCCTTATATGACTCTCCCTCTAGGAGCATATCAGTTATCTTTCTAACTAATTTGGACTCCTCAGGATGAGGCTTAATCTTTCTAGTTTCTTTGTCATATTCATAACCATAAATAATTTTACCTGTAATGACTCCCTGCTTAACAGATGCCTTTCTGCCCTCATTCAATCTATTTACAATAAAGCTATACTCAGCCTGAGACATTGTTGCCTGTATCTGTAGCATTGTTACTGTAGTAGTGTCTGTAAGGTCATACTCAGTATCTTTTACATAGAGGGTAGTCATTCCCTGCTCTACAAAATAATCCTCCATTATCTCTAGGAAATGTCTTTGTTTTCTACTGAGCCTGTCCACAGCATGAACCATAACAGCATCAATCTTATCTAATCCTATATCCTGTCTTAACCTTTGTAGCTCAGGTCTAACTAAAGCCTGAGAGCTTTCTATCTCCTCATATAGCTCATAGCTCCATCCATTCCTCTCAGCTACCTCAATCAAATACTTTTTATGCTTGGCTAAGTCCTGAGTACCATCCTCAGCCCTTGACTTTCTTAAATAAATGCCTACTTTCACAATAGGTCTCCCTTTCATTGTATCAGTCTCCTTTAGTATAATTGATAATAAAGCTAATTAAAAGGTGACTGTACTTTGTGATAATTGACAATTCATCTATTCACTGCAATTAAGCTTCCACTTTATAGGGATTTAGATCATCATAATCCTTTCATTCATTTGAGACAAGTCAGCAATTTAACATTTTAACCTATATTAATCTCATTTGTTTAATGTACATGTGTGCATCTTTCTCTCCTCAAATCAAATCTAGCTTCTCACGCTTACCTCATGACGTTGACTCTATCATCGTTTCCGTTGTTCTCAAAAGAAAGGTAGACCGTTCTAATCTCACTTCTCAAATTTAACCATTTTATTTTTTCTACCTTAATGTGTAAATTCGCAATTTAGCAAAATACAGTGCAATGACAGCTATTTATGGCATACGGGTCTTTGAGGATTAACGAATTGCGTAGAAAATAATGAAGTAAACCCCGAAGTCGAAATGAAGGTGTGACGAATAATGCTGGAAATACCGATATAGTGATGCCAAATCGTGAACGAGCATTCTCCGCCATTCCTTTTTCACCGCTTGACACCCCTTCTGCTCATTCTCCATCCGTCATATCATAAAAAACCGCAGACGGATCGACTGCGGCTTTCTTTCATCGCTATTCTTTCCAATGAAGCATGCCAATGCCACTTTCAATTTTTTGCAAAAGTCCGCTGGCTACTCAGATGTATATCAATTTAAATAGAAAGTGATCGAGACTGTAAAAAACGGCTTCGCTTTGTCATATTTGCTGATTGAGATAACGAGCGTGCGGAGTTTAGCCGCGGAGCACGAGTGTGATAAAGCTGTCTCCGCTAACTGTACTACGCCTGATGAAGCGCTGCTTTCTCAGGATAAATCATCTGGCAAAATGAGCTGACCGCACTCTTTCTCCGCCAACTGGCCTTCAGCCATTTGCACGTGACCGCGGACAATCGTCATCACAGGCCATCCTTTCACTGGAAAGCCGTCATACGCCGTTACTTTACTTTTACTGTGCAGCTCTGCTTCAACGATCGGTTTGTGTACATTCATATCGACAATCGTGACATCAGCGTCGCTTCCAATAGCAAGCGTCCCTTTTTGCTTGTCGACACCGAAAAGCTTGGCGGGTCCTTCGGCGAGCAGTCGGGATACATCAGTCAGCTCAAGGCGACCCTCGCTTACAGCGTTCAGCATCAATGGTGCGAGCGATTCTACTCCACACATGCCTGCCGGAATTGACCAAAGATCGCCGTCTTTCTCTTCTGCTGTATGCGGCGCATGGTCGGAGCACACGTGGGAGAGCGTACCGTCAGCAAGACCTTCCCAAAGGGCATCCTGATCTTCCTTAAATTTTACCGGTGGATATACTTTCATTTTCGGACCGACTTTCTCGTAATCTCCTTCATGGAGGAAAAGATAATGCGGGCATGTCTCGCCTGTGATCGGCAAGCCTTCTTGCTGTGCTTTGCGAACGAGCTCGACACCTTCCTTCGTACTTATATGAAGAATGTGAAGCCGTGCACCAGTCGCTCGGGCCATTGAAATGCCGGTTTCAATCGTCAATGATTCTGCTAAACTTGGGCGTCCTTCGAGTAAATCCCGATACGTTTTGCCACCTCTTGCTTCTACGCGAGCTGTCAGTTGTTGAATCAGTGCGCTGTTTTCCGCATGTATTGCAAACACTTTGTCTGTTTTGGCGGCGTGCTCAAACATTTCGTACACTTCTCCGTCCGTAAATGGCGGAATAACGTCTTCCATACCAGGCTTGTAATTGTACATGAGCTCAAACGTTTTCTGATGGACCGCATAGCCCCAGAAAAATTTCAACCCAATCACGCCTTTTTTCGCAAGCGGGAGCTGCTGATCGTTATTTAAATGGCCGAGACAAATGCCCCACAGCCCAAAATCGACAAAGGCTTTTTCGGAAAGGTTTGCTTTTTGTGCATCAAAGTTCGCCGGATTGTCGACCGGAGGCTTCGTGTTCGGCATTTCAAAGATAGACGTAATGCCCCCAGCTGCGGCAGCCCTTGTGGAATGGGCAAAATCTTCTTTATGCGTTCCGCCTGGATCACGACTGTGGACGTGGGTGTCAATAAAGCCAGGAAAGACGTATTGACCAGAAGCATCAATCGTTTTTTCCGCTCCGGGAAGCTCCGTTGCTGACACTGCGGCAATCTTGCCGTCTTTTATATAAACGTTCGCCTTCTCTAATCGGTCTGCATGAACCAACGTGCCGTTTTTAATTTCTACATCCCACATTCAGGCTTCACCTCTTCTGCTTTTTTAGGCAATGCTGCACCAATAACTGTATGAATGTCATCGATACCCCGTTCACTCATATACAACTTCACTTCTTCTAAAATACGAATCATTGCGTCTGGCTGGATAAAGCTCGCCGTGCCGACTTGCACAGCACTGGCACCGGCAAGCATCATTTCGATCACATCTTCACCGTTCATAATGCCGCCACAGCCGATAATTGGAATATTGACCGCTTGTGCTGTTTGATAGATGAGGCGAACGATCACCGGCTTCGTCGCTGGTCCTGAAAAACCGCCCATTCCTTGACCGATTTTTGGCTTCCACGTATCGACATCAATCGCCATCGCAAGCATCGTATTGGCGACATTTAAGGCGTCGGCGCCAGCTTCTTCTGCCGCCTTAGCAATCGTTTGAATGCTCGTGACGTTCGGTGTAAGCTTCGGGATAACCGGTTTGTCAGTGACATGACGAACAGCTTTCATAAGCGTGTATGTCGTATCTGCTTCCATTCCGAAAGCAAGTCCATTCCCTTTTAAATTTGGGCAGGATATATTAAGTTCAAGTGCAGCAACATCAGGGTGAGCGCCAAGGCGAGCTGACATTTCCGCAAATTCTTCGATCGAATCAGCGGAGATACTCGGAATCAATGGTGGTGAATATTTTGCATATTGTGGAATCAATTCTTTTTCGTAGTATTCGATTCCTTTTGATTGAATGCCGATCGAATTAATCATGCCTGCGCTCGTCTCACAAACGCGCGGTGTCGGATTGCCTGGGCGAGGGTACTTTGTGATGCTTTTTGGAACGAGGGCACCGATTTGGTTAAAATCAAGCGAATCCGCCATTTCCGGACCAAATGTCCCCGATGCCGGCATAATTGGATTTTGCAGGACAAGTCTGCCAATATCAACCGCAAGCTTCATCGCAACACCACCTCCTCCAGTCCGAACACCGGTCCTTCTCTACAGACACGGACGCTTTGCAGCGCGCCATCTTCTTTTTTTATATCGCAGACACAGGCAAAGCAGACACCCATCGCACAGCCCATGTGCTCCTCTAACGCAATTTCCCCGGGGACGCCATGCGTACTTGACAACTCCTGAGCCAGTCTTGCGAGCCGGTTTGAACCGCACGTAAACATTTGATCAATATGATGTGTCGTCAACAGCTCTTCAAGGAGGCGTTTCACATTTGGCACATCACTCGTCCCTTCT is a genomic window of Litoribacterium kuwaitense containing:
- a CDS encoding recombinase family protein produces the protein MKGRPIVKVGIYLRKSRAEDGTQDLAKHKKYLIEVAERNGWSYELYEEIESSQALVRPELQRLRQDIGLDKIDAVMVHAVDRLSRKQRHFLEIMEDYFVEQGMTTLYVKDTEYDLTDTTTVTMLQIQATMSQAEYSFIVNRLNEGRKASVKQGVITGKIIYGYEYDKETRKIKPHPEESKLVRKITDMLLEGESYKGICDKLNTLGYRTRKGNLWDIHNIKSIAHSPIIRGHVIQQWKDEQIEVKNSHEALITDAEYAKIKQILDDRAKNYKSLSKAPKHYLQGLLRCPNCKRVMTIAGSKPKRSKLPDGTLERSGDYVYYIRACRPYVKQKEKCGNNGCQAVVIEDAIRELVKSYKHQVEQTIKELLETDAKEIKNSKKSDVDALKRAITKLESKEEPWLDMIGDDDAPVSQDVIFKQVAKIKDEKAELMEQLRQAEEQYSAVDIEQEIKHQSNIVNSLEKWDDLSDEQKRQTLQMTFKEIWYSRFDKDEPPELDVVLNGYE
- the allB gene encoding allantoinase AllB yields the protein MWDVEIKNGTLVHADRLEKANVYIKDGKIAAVSATELPGAEKTIDASGQYVFPGFIDTHVHSRDPGGTHKEDFAHSTRAAAAGGITSIFEMPNTKPPVDNPANFDAQKANLSEKAFVDFGLWGICLGHLNNDQQLPLAKKGVIGLKFFWGYAVHQKTFELMYNYKPGMEDVIPPFTDGEVYEMFEHAAKTDKVFAIHAENSALIQQLTARVEARGGKTYRDLLEGRPSLAESLTIETGISMARATGARLHILHISTKEGVELVRKAQQEGLPITGETCPHYLFLHEGDYEKVGPKMKVYPPVKFKEDQDALWEGLADGTLSHVCSDHAPHTAEEKDGDLWSIPAGMCGVESLAPLMLNAVSEGRLELTDVSRLLAEGPAKLFGVDKQKGTLAIGSDADVTIVDMNVHKPIVEAELHSKSKVTAYDGFPVKGWPVMTIVRGHVQMAEGQLAEKECGQLILPDDLS
- a CDS encoding dihydroorotate dehydrogenase — encoded protein: MKLAVDIGRLVLQNPIMPASGTFGPEMADSLDFNQIGALVPKSITKYPRPGNPTPRVCETSAGMINSIGIQSKGIEYYEKELIPQYAKYSPPLIPSISADSIEEFAEMSARLGAHPDVAALELNISCPNLKGNGLAFGMEADTTYTLMKAVRHVTDKPVIPKLTPNVTSIQTIAKAAEEAGADALNVANTMLAMAIDVDTWKPKIGQGMGGFSGPATKPVIVRLIYQTAQAVNIPIIGCGGIMNGEDVIEMMLAGASAVQVGTASFIQPDAMIRILEEVKLYMSERGIDDIHTVIGAALPKKAEEVKPECGM